The sequence TTTGAGACCTTTACGGTCGCTTTTGCTATACCGGTCACACTGGCATAGAGGCTGTCAAGGATACGCCCTGCCACATTTTCAAGCAGGTGTCCGGGTATTTCCATCTGCTCCTTCACTTTTTCATACGCGAGCTGGTAGTCAAGGGTGTCGGCCAGATCATCTGTTGCGGCAGCACTATCGAGGCGGGTCGATATTTCAAGGTCAACCAGGAACCTGTTGCCTGTCATTCTCTCTTCCCGGTAACATCCGTGGTAAGCATGGAATTCCATGTTCTCTATCCTGATAATTCCCATTCCTCAGAGTTTTGCGCCAAAAATAGCAATTCCTTCCGTAAATATGCCGGGTATGAAAAAAAAGCCGCCGGCCGCCTGCAGTATTTATTAATTACTTTTACTTTTGTAACCTCTGATCGCGACAAAACAGGAACCCCGGCACAACGGCCGCAACCTTCTCTGGCAAGCTGTGACGGGAATACCAGCTGTCGCCGGTTTGGCTGACAGGAGAGAACCGGGACTGGTGCACTAAAAATATGAAGAATGGCACAGAACAGTTTCCCCGATAAGGGGAAAAAAGAGGAAGGACGCTCCCTCAATTTCATAGAGCAGATAATTGAAGAGGATATACGCAACGGCAAGAACGAAGGAAGGGTACACACCCGGTTCCCGCCCGAGCCTAACGGTTACCTGCATATCGGGCACGCCAAGTCAATCTGCCTCAATTACGGGCTCGCCGAAAAGTATAACGGATACTATAACCTGCGGTTTGACGATACCAATCCCCTTACGGAGGAAGTTGAATATGTTGACTCCATCATGGAGGATGTAAGGTGGCTGGGTTACGACTGGGAAGACCGGCTGTACTACGCCTCCGACTATTTCGAGCAACTGTATGAATGGGCAGAGAAGCTTGTGATGAAGGGTAAGGCGTACGTCTGCGACCTCAGTGCCGCCGAGATAAGCGTGCAACGGGGAGGGCCGACCAGGCCGGGTACTGATAGCCCTTACAGGAGCCGCAGTGCTGAAGAGAACCTTGATCTCTTCAGGCGCATGCGTGCAGGAGAGTTTGCAAACGGTGAAAAGGTGCTCAGGGCAAAGATCGACATGGCATCGCCCAACATGCACATGCGCGACCCGGTCCTTTACAGGATCATTCATGCGCCGCATCACAGAACGGGAAACAGATGGTGCATCTACCCAACCTACGACTACGCACACGGGCAGAGCGACTCCATCGAGGGCATCACGCATTCCATCTGCACGCTTGAATTTGAGGTTCACAGGCCTCTGTATGACTGGTTCATCCAGGAGCTGGAGATCTTCCCGAGCCGTCAGATTGAATTCGCCAGGCTCAACCTCAGCTATACGATCATGAGCAAGCGCAAGCTGCTGCAACTGGTGAAAGAGGGGCATGTATCGGGCTGGGATGACCCGCGGATGCCGACAATAAGCGGGCTGCGCCGGAGGGGCTATACCCCGGGGTCGATCAGGTACTTTGCCGACCGCATAGGGGTTGCCAAGCGCGACAACGTTATTGATGTGGCGCTGCTGGAGCATAGCGTGCGCGAGGACCTGAACAAAAAGGCAACCCGCGTAATGGCGGTCCTAAACCCCCTTAAGATTATTATTACCAATTACCCCGAAGGGGAAACAGAAGAGGTGGAGGCCGTGATTAACCCCGAGATGCCGGAGCTGGGCAAAAGGAAGGTCCCCTTCTCGCGCGAGATACTGATCGAAAGGGATGATTTCATGGAGGACCCGCCGAAAAAGTTTTTCAGGCTGGGACCGGGCAGGGAGGTGAGGCTTAAATACGCCTATATAATAAAGTGCGAAAAGGTTGTGAAAAACGATGCCGGCGAAATAAGCGAACTGCATTGCACCTATGACCCGCTGACCAGAAGCGGCATGCCCGATGCCAACCGCAAGGTAAAAAGCACCATACACTGGGTTTCGCGGCCACATGCACAGGAGGTGGAGGTGAGGCTGTTCGACAGGCTTTTCATGAAAGAGAACCCTGACGATGCTGAAGAGGGGCAGGATTTCAAATCAAACCTCAACCCTGAATCGCTCAAGGTTACCAAAGGATACATCTCATCGGGATTTGAAGGTGCCGGCGCCCTCGATAAGTTCCAGTTCGAGCGGCTGGGCTATTTCTGCGTCGATCCCGGCTCTGCGCCCGGCAGGATGATCTTTAACCGTACGGTTACCCTGCGCGATGCCTGGGCGAGGATAGGCCATAAGGGTGCACCACGGTAAAAAGTGCCGGGGCTCCCCCGATATGCCTTACCTTGCCGGCTGCCGTGCAGCATTGACTGCAGGATGGTGCATGCTGCCGGATGATGTCTGCTGCAGGATGGAACTGGCTGCGTGACTGCGCCGGCTACGTGACCGCGCCGGCTACGTGACCGCGCCGGCTGCGGAAAGTAATCAAACCTGCTATATGTAAAACAGCACCGAGACATAGCTTACCACACCCGAGGTGTCTCCGGCCGGGCCGGAGTCGCCCCTGCTCAGTACTCTCACCTTGTAATCAGGTTCAACAATATCCGAGTATTCCATCAGCGTCATTATGGGGCCGCACCCGCAAACGGAAAGATCATGCCTGGCAGCTTTCTCAAATACCCCACTGCTGTCTTTGTTTAGAATTGCCTTCAGTAATATGTCGTCCTTATCCCTTGCTTCAGAACGCGACACAAAATGGGAAAAATCGGAAGAGGCTATCAGCAGCACTCTCCTCCCGGTCCTCCTTACGGCGGTATGGATCCTTCCGGCAGCCTCAACCGCGGCATCATGGTCCTGGTCAAGCATATTCAGGCAGACAATCCTTGTCTTACCGGGAAAAAAATGCTTTATGTATGGCACTATCACCTCGGCAGAGTGCTCCCTGCGCTGGGCGGCCTTTGAGAAGGGCAGCTTCATCTCTGCGGCAAGCTCCAGGTCAGTCTCTGCCGTCCCGTTCGGCACCTCCCAGTACTGGTGGTCATCAACCGATATGGGCGGGCCCAGTCCGTAATGATTAGGATTCACAATGACAACCGTTTCGGCAATGAAAAGATTGTTCCGTGCCGTTTCAAAGAAATGGACAGCCTGCCTGCCGCAATATTCAATACCGGCATGTGGCACTATGCCGCCCAGCACTGCTCCGGGCACCGGGTTTTTGTCAATATCCGGCTCCTCCTCTTTCAGAAAAAGGTCAAGCAGCCTGCCAACCTCATCCCTGCCTGAGGGGTAGAACATGCCGGCAACACCGGGAGGCCTTGTATTTGTTTTATCTGCGGCCATTGAGGGTAATGGTATTGTCTTGTTAAAACCGGTACCGTCAGTGCAAGTTAGCGAAATCATTCCCAACTGACAACAGCCACCGGGTCTGTCGCACTCTGGCATCATGCCGGTTGATCCGGGTATAATGCCGGCCCGGACATTCTGCATCAGCCTGCCGGCCGGAGTTGGTCACACGGGGCCTGCCAACCGGAGTTGGTCGGCCGGGGCCTGCCGACCGGAGTTGGTCAGCCGGGGCAGATCGGCCGGGGCAGATCGGCCGAAACCCCTGAGTCCGGGCCCGTCAACCAGGACCTGCCGGCCGGGGCCTGCGAGCCGGGGCCCGTTACCCGGCAACAACGACCTTTGTCCCGCATTTCCGGCAATTCCCATTTGGATCGATCCCGGCAGCATCGGTACTGTACCCGCTACGCCTGATCACTACCGTGCCGCAGCCTGCACACCTTGTATCGGAGCTTCCCTGCAAAGCCGGCATGTTCCCGGTGTAAACATAATCAAGGGCCCCGGCAGCGATCCCGTAAAACTTCTCCATCACGGTCAGCGGGGTTGCCGGGGCATCACAGCGCCATGAGGGGAAATACCTGGAGATATGAAGCACGGTATCGGTTCCCAGCTCACCTGCTATCCATCGTGTCATTTCCCGGAACATTTTCTCATCATCATTCAGGCCGGTAACAACAAGGTGGGTGATCTCAAGGTGCAGGCCCCTCTTTCTTATTGCTTGCAGGGCTGACTTAACCGGTGCAAGGGATCCGCCCGCCACCTTCCTGTAAAAAACATCGCTGAACGATTTAAGGTCAATATTGAAGGCATCTGTAACTTCCAGCAGTTCGCCGAGGGGCCGGCTGTTGATATAACCGTTGCTCACAACAACGTTCTTCAGTCCCCGCTCCCTTGCCTTTACAGCAATATCATACATATACTCGTACCACACCACCGGCTCATTGTACGTAAAGGCAATACCGACATTCCCGGGCAGTTTCCGGGCTCTTTCCGCTACCTGCAACGGAGCGGTATACTCCAGCCGGGGTATGTCGTCAACAGAGGCCTGGGAAATTGTATGGTTCTGGCAGAAGATGCAATTGAAATTGCACCCCGCCGTCCCGATCGAGAGAATATCCCTTCCGGGGAAGAAATGGTAGAGGGGCTTTTTCTCAATGGGATCTGCAGCCATGGATACGGGATAGCCGTAGGCAGCCGTCAGCAGCCGGCCGCCATTGTTGATCCGTACCCTGCATTTACCGCCGGCGCCCTCTTCCATCGAACAGGAATGCGGGCATAGCAGGCATGTCACCTTGTTGCCGGCACCGGTTTTGTAATAGCGTGCCTCCAGCATGATTATCCTGTTATACCTGAACTCAGTGGCCAGGTATTGCAAACGTCATCCGGTATCACGGTACTCAGGCTGATAGCGCTTCGACAGCAAGCCCGATCCGTTCAATTGTTTCATCACGGCCCAGCAGTTCCATTATCATGAACAGGTCAGGGCCCTTGCCCTCGCCCACGAGCGCAAGACGTGCCGGGATCATCACGTTACCCATGCCTATACCCTCCTTTTCCAGGTATCCCTTGACCGTTGCCGAGATACTCCCGGCATCAAACGGCTCGACCTCACTGAGCAGATCAGATACCTTACGGAGCAGCATGGGTGTATCCTCCTTCCACTTTTTCTTCACCAGCTTCTCATCATACACGGCAGGCCTCTCAAAGAAAAATGATGCCTGATCCCATATCTCATGTACAAAGTCAGCCCTCTCACGCACCAGGCTGCATATCTGTCCGGTACGTTCAGGGTCGGGCGAATGGCCTTTTTCCTGCAATATTTTCATGAATTCTCCGGCCACCCTGCCGGGACCGGCATTCTGCAGGTACTGGTGGTTGAACCAACGGGCTTTTTCAGGGTCGAAGCGGGCGCCTGCCTTATGGACCTTCTCCAGGGAGAACTGGCTAATCATCTCCTCCATGGTGAAAATCTCCTGTTCAGTCCCCGAATTCCATCCGAGCAGGGCCAGGAGGTTGACAAATGCCTCAGGGAAATAACCTGCCTCCCGGTAACCTTCGGACACTTCCCCGGTAACGGGATCCTTCCAGCGCAGCGGGAACACAGGGAAGCCGAGCCGGTCGCCATCCCTCTTGCTCAGCTTGCCCTTGCCCCCGGGCTTAAGCAGGAGCGGCAGGTGGGCAAACTGAGGCATTCTCTCTGCCCATCCGAAGGCTTCATAAAGCAGCACGTGCAGCGGCAATGACGGCAGCCACTCCTCACCCCTGATCACATGGGTTATCTCCATCAGGTAGTCGTCGGCCACGTTGGCAAGATGGTATGTCGGCATGCCGTCTGCCTTAAATAGTACCTTGTCGTCAAGTGTGCTTGTGTTTACCCGCACTTCGCCCCTGATGATGTCACTGATGACCACTTCCCGGTTCTCCGGCATCAAAAACCTGACGACCCAGGGCACTCCTTTGTCTTTTAGCTCCTGCACCTTCCCGGGCGGAAGCACCAGTGAGTTTCTGAGAGTGTTCCTCACCGTATGGTCATACTGGAAAACCTCTCCGTTCTTCTCCTTTTCCTGTCGAAGATGATCAAGCTCTTCGGGCGTGTCGAAAGCGATGTAGGCATTTCCGCTCTTTACAAGCCCCATTGCATAGCTGCCGTAGATATCCTTTCGCTCGCTCTGCCTGTAAGGTGCATGGGGCCCTCCTGCAGGCACTCCCTCGTCAGGCTCCATGCCGCACCACCTCAGGGCATCGACTATATAGCTCTCTGCTCCGTCAACGTAGCGCTGCTGATCGGTGTCTTCTATCCTCAAAATGAAGGTGCCATTGTGCCGGCGGGCAAAAAGGTAATTGAATAGCGCCGTCCGCACACCGCCTATATGAAGGGGGCCGGTGGGACTTGGTGCAAAACGCACTCTTACGGTGCCTGTTATGTCAGCTTTCGCTGCTCCGGTATCAGCCATGGGATTCCTTTTTTATAATGAACCGCTCCGGGACATAGCCCCGAAGTATCAACATGAGGGTTCAGTTACACTTAAGATGTAAAAATACAAAAAATAGCGGAGGCCCCGGATATCGATTATGCAGGTCTGCTTAACGGTTTCAGATCAAGCCTTTATCATGCTTCTCCTTTATGGCGCGCAGCATATCCGCGGTCATGGCATCAAGGTCATATTCAGGCTGCCATCCCCACTCCTCGCGGGCTGCCGAATCGTCGACCGAATTTGGCCAGGAATCTGCAATATCCTGCCGGCTGTCGGGCTCATAGCTGATCTCGAAACCGGGCATCTGTTTTTTGACCGAAGCGGCCAGTTCACCCGCACTGAAGCTCATCGCGCCAACGTTGAAGTCGCAGTGGTGCCTGAGCTTGCTGAAATCGGCCTGCATAAGGTCTATGGTCGCCTTGAGACAGTCGGGCATGTACATCATCGGCAGTCGTGTATCCTCTTTGACAAAGCAGGTGTACCTGTTGTTCTTTACAGCTTCATAATAGATTGCCACGGCATAATCGGTGGTTCCCCCGCCGGGCAGTGTTTCGTGGCTGATGATACCGGGGTAACGGAGACCCCTGACATCAAGACCGTAACGCTTTACATAATAATCTCCAAGCAATTCGCCGGCCACTTTTGTAACACCATACATGGTAGTGGGCTTCAGTACCGTCTCCTGCGGTGTGTTGTCAGCGGGAGTTGATGGTCCGAAGACAGCTATCGAGCTTGGAACGAGCACCTGCTTCATCTTGAGCTCCCGGGCAATCTCCAGTACATTGATAAGGCCGTTCATATTGACGTCCCAGGCCAGCATCGGATTATTCTCACCGGTGGCTGATAGTATGGCAGCCATGTTAATTATCGTATCAATCCTGTATTTATTTACCACTGAAGCAAGCCCTTCAGTGTCGAGCGCATCTACCACCTCGCAGGGTCCTGTTTCAGAAAGCTTATCCGAAGGTTTTGTCTTGCGTATTCCTGCTACTACGTTTGAACCGCCATACATGTCGCGCAACAGCAGTGTCAGTTCCGAGCCTATCTGTCCGGCCGAGCCTATTACCAGTATTTTACTCATCTGTTCAGGTATTTTATGATTTGTTATACTACAAATAAATACAAAATCATTGTCAATATCCTTGATTTTTTTCATTTGTGCGCACTGTTTTTCAACATAAAGAGATGCCGGGGCCACATGCCACTGGCCATTCTGCCGCCGCTTACATGCCCGGTTTTTCAACATAAAGAGATGCCGGGGCCACACGCCGCAGGCCTTTCTGCCGCCGGTTCCATGCACTGCTTTTCAACATAAAAGGTAAGATGCGATATGAGTCCGAAAAAATCTATCTTTGTGTATCACCAATAAAAAACAATTATGTACGGAAAAATAAAGGAACATCTCGAGAAAGAACTGGAGAGCATCGAGTCTGCCGGACTCTTTAAAAAGGAGAGAATCATTGTATCAGCTCAGGATGCTGAGATCACGGTCGAGGGCGGTAAGAAGGTGCTTAACTTCTGTGCCAATAATTATCTCGGACTATCAAACCATCCCGAATTGATCAGGGCGGCCAGGGAAGGCATGGATTCTAGGGGTTTCGGCATGTCTTCGGTAAGGTTTATCTGCGGTACCCAGGACCTCCACAAGACCCTGGAAGAAAAGATTGCCGGGTTTTTCGGGACTGAAGACACCATTCTATATGCCGCCTGCTTTGACGCAAACGGTGGTGTTTTTGAGCCGCTTCTGACCCATGAGGATGCAATCATATCAGATTCGCTTAATCATGCATCGATCATTGATGGTGTCAGACTTTGCAAGGCACAACGGTACCGCTACAATAACGCCGATATGGCAGACCTTGAAGAAAAGCTTAAAGAGGCGCAAAGCCAGCGTTTTCGGATTATCGTCACCGACGGAGTATTCTCCATGGACGGCAATGTTGCACCAATGGACAGGATAGTGGAGCTGGCAGAGAAATACGATGCACTGGTAATGGTTGACGAATGTCACTCTGCAGGTGTGGTTGGCGAGACAGGCAGAGGCGTTACCGAGCTTTTCGATATACGGGGAAAGGTTGATATCATTACAGGTACTCTCGGCAAGGCATTCGGCGGTGCCATTGGTGGCTTTACAACGGGCAGGAAGGAAATTATCGAGATACTGCGACAACGGTCAAGGCCCTATCTCTTCTCAAACTCACTGCCTCCTTCAGTGGTGAATGCGGGGATCAAAATGTTCGATATGATGGCAGAGACGCATGAGCTCCAGAACAAGCTGCACAGGAATACAAAATACTTCATGGACAGGATGAAGGCTGCAGGTTTTGACATCAAGCCAACACAATCGGCCATCATTGCAGTAATGCTGTACGATGCAAAACTGTCACAGGATTTTGCCGCAAAGCTGCTTGATGAAGGGATATACGTGATCGGGTTCTACTATCCTGTTGTTCCCAAAGAGCAGGCAAGGATCAGGGTGCAGGTCTCCGCTGCCCATGAGACCGGGCATCTTGACAAGTGCGTTGATGCATTTACCAGGATCGGACGTGAGCTCGGGGTGATCAGTTGAACCGCCGATGATACCGGCGTTGCGGATAGCTCCATCACCATAAACGGATCCCGGCTTATCTATGAGCCGGGATCCGTTATTTGTACACACTTAAAGCTAAGTTGTAAAACTGCGGCGCGTTTGCCCGCGCTCCCTAACCGCATTTGGAGTTGCCGCAATCCTTGCATGTAAGGCATCCCTCCTGGAACATAAGGTTTTCAGAATTGCAGGCCGGACATATTGTTCCCTTTTTTGGCTTAGTACCGTCGGGTATGTACTTTCGCAGTGTGCGTTCAACGCCGTTCTTCCATGTGTTTATATTCTCGCTGTCCAGCCTCAGCGACGATACCAGGTTTACCACATCGGGTATAGGCATGCCGTGACGCAGCACCCCTGATATCAGCCTGGCATAGTTCCAGAATTCGGTGTCAAAAGTCCTTGAGAGCCCTTCGAATGTTGTCCCGTACCCGTACCTGTCGACATACCTGAAATCGTATCTCTTGGTGCTGTCAGGTTGCCTGACCTTAATAATGAAACCTTTGTTCACGGTTTTGGGAATAGGCAGCACATCGCCGTCCTCCTTACCCGTAAAGATCTCATACGGCTTTCCGTCAAGCTTACCGACGAAAGCGATCCACTTCTCATCGCTGTTCATGAACCTGACCACATCGGCTTCAAGCACTTCGGGCCTTTTTTTCGGCACTGTGCCCTCCTTCTCTTTTTTCCCCGACAGGAGCACACCCGAACGTGAGCCGTCGCGGTAAACGGTTGCTCCCTTGCACCCGCTTTCCCATGCAGTAACATAAAGCTTGCCAACAAGGTCCTCCCTGGCTTTGGCCGGGAGGTTAATTGTCACACTGATTGAGTGGTCAACCCATTTCTGTATGGCGCCCTGCATCCTTACCTTACTGAGCCAGTCCACATCGTTTGATGTAGCCTTGTAATAAGGTGACTTCTCGACGACTTTATCTATCTCCTCATCATCATACTCCTTTACCTTTTCAACGTCATAACCATTGACCTCCAGCCAGGTGATAAACTTGTGATGGAACACATTGTACTCCTCCCACGAATCACCAACCTCATCCTCAAAGGTTACCGTCACATTTTGGTCGTTGGGATTCACCTTCCTGCGGCGCTTGTAAACAGGCATAAACACCGGCTCAATACCTGAAGTGGTCTGGGTCATAAGGCTTGTGGTACCGGTGGGCGCAATAGTGAGCAGGGCAATGTTCCTCCTGCCGTATCTCACCATGTCGCGGTGCAACTGCTCATCCTCTGCCTTTAGCCGGTTTATGAAGGGATTGCTTTTTTCACGCTGGGCATCGTATATGGTGAACGGCCCTCTCTCCCTTGCCATGTTCACCGACGACCTGTATGCCTCCAGTGCAACCGTCTTGTGTATCTCGGTTGAAAAGTCTGTTGCATTTTCAGTGCCGTAGGTCAGTCCGAGTGCGGCAAGCATATCTCCCTCTGCAGTTATGCCTACTCCGGTCCGTCTTCCTTCCCCGGCCTTGATCTTGATGTTCTCCCAGAGCTTGCGTTCAACGCGCTTTATCTCGTCATCTTCGGGATCCCTGACTATCTTGTCGAGTATCTTGTCAATCTTTTCGAGCTCCAGGTCGATTATATCATCCATTATGCGTTGGGCGTATCCTATATGGACCCTGAACTTGTCGAAGTCAAATTTGGCATTCTCTGTGAAAGGCTCATCCACATAGCTGTAAAGGTTCACGGCAAGCAGCCGGCAACTGTCATAGGGACAAAGGGGTATCTCCCCGCAGGGATTTGTCGAGACAGTCCGGTACCCCATATCTGCATAGGAATCGGGCACCGATTCGCGGGTAACTGTATCCCAGAAAAGAATGCCGGGCTCGGCGGACTTCCAGGCATTGTGAACAATCTTTTTCCATAGCTTGCCTGCATCTATCTCCTTCCTTATCACAGGATTGTCGGAGTGAACGGGAAACTGCTGAATATATGGCTTATTCTCCG is a genomic window of Marinilabiliales bacterium containing:
- the folB gene encoding dihydroneopterin aldolase, coding for MGIIRIENMEFHAYHGCYREERMTGNRFLVDLEISTRLDSAAATDDLADTLDYQLAYEKVKEQMEIPGHLLENVAGRILDSLYASVTGIAKATVKVS
- a CDS encoding glutamine--tRNA ligase/YqeY domain fusion protein, which translates into the protein MAQNSFPDKGKKEEGRSLNFIEQIIEEDIRNGKNEGRVHTRFPPEPNGYLHIGHAKSICLNYGLAEKYNGYYNLRFDDTNPLTEEVEYVDSIMEDVRWLGYDWEDRLYYASDYFEQLYEWAEKLVMKGKAYVCDLSAAEISVQRGGPTRPGTDSPYRSRSAEENLDLFRRMRAGEFANGEKVLRAKIDMASPNMHMRDPVLYRIIHAPHHRTGNRWCIYPTYDYAHGQSDSIEGITHSICTLEFEVHRPLYDWFIQELEIFPSRQIEFARLNLSYTIMSKRKLLQLVKEGHVSGWDDPRMPTISGLRRRGYTPGSIRYFADRIGVAKRDNVIDVALLEHSVREDLNKKATRVMAVLNPLKIIITNYPEGETEEVEAVINPEMPELGKRKVPFSREILIERDDFMEDPPKKFFRLGPGREVRLKYAYIIKCEKVVKNDAGEISELHCTYDPLTRSGMPDANRKVKSTIHWVSRPHAQEVEVRLFDRLFMKENPDDAEEGQDFKSNLNPESLKVTKGYISSGFEGAGALDKFQFERLGYFCVDPGSAPGRMIFNRTVTLRDAWARIGHKGAPR
- the amrB gene encoding AmmeMemoRadiSam system protein B, producing the protein MQNVRAGIIPGSTGMMPECDRPGGCCQLGMISLTCTDGTGFNKTIPLPSMAADKTNTRPPGVAGMFYPSGRDEVGRLLDLFLKEEEPDIDKNPVPGAVLGGIVPHAGIEYCGRQAVHFFETARNNLFIAETVVIVNPNHYGLGPPISVDDHQYWEVPNGTAETDLELAAEMKLPFSKAAQRREHSAEVIVPYIKHFFPGKTRIVCLNMLDQDHDAAVEAAGRIHTAVRRTGRRVLLIASSDFSHFVSRSEARDKDDILLKAILNKDSSGVFEKAARHDLSVCGCGPIMTLMEYSDIVEPDYKVRVLSRGDSGPAGDTSGVVSYVSVLFYI
- the amrS gene encoding AmmeMemoRadiSam system radical SAM enzyme; translation: MLEARYYKTGAGNKVTCLLCPHSCSMEEGAGGKCRVRINNGGRLLTAAYGYPVSMAADPIEKKPLYHFFPGRDILSIGTAGCNFNCIFCQNHTISQASVDDIPRLEYTAPLQVAERARKLPGNVGIAFTYNEPVVWYEYMYDIAVKARERGLKNVVVSNGYINSRPLGELLEVTDAFNIDLKSFSDVFYRKVAGGSLAPVKSALQAIRKRGLHLEITHLVVTGLNDDEKMFREMTRWIAGELGTDTVLHISRYFPSWRCDAPATPLTVMEKFYGIAAGALDYVYTGNMPALQGSSDTRCAGCGTVVIRRSGYSTDAAGIDPNGNCRKCGTKVVVAG
- a CDS encoding glutamate--tRNA ligase; translation: MTGTVRVRFAPSPTGPLHIGGVRTALFNYLFARRHNGTFILRIEDTDQQRYVDGAESYIVDALRWCGMEPDEGVPAGGPHAPYRQSERKDIYGSYAMGLVKSGNAYIAFDTPEELDHLRQEKEKNGEVFQYDHTVRNTLRNSLVLPPGKVQELKDKGVPWVVRFLMPENREVVISDIIRGEVRVNTSTLDDKVLFKADGMPTYHLANVADDYLMEITHVIRGEEWLPSLPLHVLLYEAFGWAERMPQFAHLPLLLKPGGKGKLSKRDGDRLGFPVFPLRWKDPVTGEVSEGYREAGYFPEAFVNLLALLGWNSGTEQEIFTMEEMISQFSLEKVHKAGARFDPEKARWFNHQYLQNAGPGRVAGEFMKILQEKGHSPDPERTGQICSLVRERADFVHEIWDQASFFFERPAVYDEKLVKKKWKEDTPMLLRKVSDLLSEVEPFDAGSISATVKGYLEKEGIGMGNVMIPARLALVGEGKGPDLFMIMELLGRDETIERIGLAVEALSA
- a CDS encoding NAD-dependent epimerase/dehydratase family protein, producing MSKILVIGSAGQIGSELTLLLRDMYGGSNVVAGIRKTKPSDKLSETGPCEVVDALDTEGLASVVNKYRIDTIINMAAILSATGENNPMLAWDVNMNGLINVLEIARELKMKQVLVPSSIAVFGPSTPADNTPQETVLKPTTMYGVTKVAGELLGDYYVKRYGLDVRGLRYPGIISHETLPGGGTTDYAVAIYYEAVKNNRYTCFVKEDTRLPMMYMPDCLKATIDLMQADFSKLRHHCDFNVGAMSFSAGELAASVKKQMPGFEISYEPDSRQDIADSWPNSVDDSAAREEWGWQPEYDLDAMTADMLRAIKEKHDKGLI
- the kbl gene encoding glycine C-acetyltransferase yields the protein MYGKIKEHLEKELESIESAGLFKKERIIVSAQDAEITVEGGKKVLNFCANNYLGLSNHPELIRAAREGMDSRGFGMSSVRFICGTQDLHKTLEEKIAGFFGTEDTILYAACFDANGGVFEPLLTHEDAIISDSLNHASIIDGVRLCKAQRYRYNNADMADLEEKLKEAQSQRFRIIVTDGVFSMDGNVAPMDRIVELAEKYDALVMVDECHSAGVVGETGRGVTELFDIRGKVDIITGTLGKAFGGAIGGFTTGRKEIIEILRQRSRPYLFSNSLPPSVVNAGIKMFDMMAETHELQNKLHRNTKYFMDRMKAAGFDIKPTQSAIIAVMLYDAKLSQDFAAKLLDEGIYVIGFYYPVVPKEQARIRVQVSAAHETGHLDKCVDAFTRIGRELGVIS
- a CDS encoding adenosylcobalamin-dependent ribonucleoside-diphosphate reductase — encoded protein: MQAKDTSVQKKTGVAPAPAKEKDAVQPGSYTYDEAFKHSLEYFKGDELAARVWVNKYSLKDSHGNLYELTPDDMHRRLAREIARIEKKYPNPMTEEDIYQLMKDFRYIVPQGGPMTGIGNDFQIASLSNCFVIGSDSGADSYGGIMKVDQEQVQLMKRRGGVGHDLSHVRPSGSPVLNSALTSTGVVPFMERYSNSTREVAQDGRRGALMLTISIKHPDAEKFIDAKLKAGKVTGANVSVKIDDEFMKAVTENKPYIQQFPVHSDNPVIRKEIDAGKLWKKIVHNAWKSAEPGILFWDTVTRESVPDSYADMGYRTVSTNPCGEIPLCPYDSCRLLAVNLYSYVDEPFTENAKFDFDKFRVHIGYAQRIMDDIIDLELEKIDKILDKIVRDPEDDEIKRVERKLWENIKIKAGEGRRTGVGITAEGDMLAALGLTYGTENATDFSTEIHKTVALEAYRSSVNMARERGPFTIYDAQREKSNPFINRLKAEDEQLHRDMVRYGRRNIALLTIAPTGTTSLMTQTTSGIEPVFMPVYKRRRKVNPNDQNVTVTFEDEVGDSWEEYNVFHHKFITWLEVNGYDVEKVKEYDDEEIDKVVEKSPYYKATSNDVDWLSKVRMQGAIQKWVDHSISVTINLPAKAREDLVGKLYVTAWESGCKGATVYRDGSRSGVLLSGKKEKEGTVPKKRPEVLEADVVRFMNSDEKWIAFVGKLDGKPYEIFTGKEDGDVLPIPKTVNKGFIIKVRQPDSTKRYDFRYVDRYGYGTTFEGLSRTFDTEFWNYARLISGVLRHGMPIPDVVNLVSSLRLDSENINTWKNGVERTLRKYIPDGTKPKKGTICPACNSENLMFQEGCLTCKDCGNSKCG